In Acinetobacter piscicola, a single window of DNA contains:
- the fadB gene encoding fatty acid oxidation complex subunit alpha FadB, whose translation MIHAGNAITVQMLSDGIAEFRFDLQGESVNKFNRATIEDFQAAIAAVKADSNIKGLIVTSGKSTFIVGADITEFGENFAQGEKAIVDWAMPVHEIFNSFEDLEIPKVAAINGIALGGGFEMCLVCDYRVMSEAATVGLPEVKLGIIPGFGGTVRLSRVIGIDNAVEWIATSANKKPAAALKDGAVDAVVAADKLQEAAIDLVKQAISGRLDWKAKRQEKLQPVKLDMLEQMMAFNSSKGVVLAKANPAQYPAPKLLLDSLQAGVSQERDAALKIEAEAFAKAAVTPQAGALIGLFINDQVVKKASKKHEKGAHPVNQAAVLGAGIMGGGIAYQAASKGTPIIMKDIGNPQLALGMKEANGLLTKQVERKRLTPAKMGETLARIRPTLSYDEFKEVDIVIEAVTENPKIKEAVLADTEAKVRDNTIIASNTSTISITRLAKALKRPENFVGMHFFNPVHMMPLVEVIRGEKTSEEAIATTVVLAQKMGKTPIVVNDCPGFLVNRVLFPYFGAFDLLLKDGADFQQIDKVMEKFGWPMGPAYLMDVVGIDTGVHGAEVMAEGFPDRMKPDYKGSIQAMYEAKRLGQKNDVGFYKYVLDKKGKKAKTVDPTAYEVIAPVITGEKREFDAQEIIDRMMLAFCNETVRCLEDKIVETPNEADMAMIMGVGFPPFRGGPARYIDQTGVAEYVALCDKYAHLGKAYEAPQLLRDMAANNKKFYG comes from the coding sequence CTTTGACTTACAAGGTGAGTCGGTTAACAAATTCAACCGTGCAACGATTGAAGACTTTCAAGCAGCCATTGCAGCCGTAAAAGCTGATAGCAACATTAAAGGTTTGATCGTCACTTCAGGTAAATCTACCTTTATCGTAGGTGCGGATATTACTGAGTTCGGTGAAAACTTCGCTCAAGGCGAAAAAGCGATTGTGGATTGGGCGATGCCTGTTCACGAAATCTTCAATTCATTTGAAGATCTAGAAATTCCTAAAGTTGCTGCGATCAATGGTATTGCATTGGGCGGCGGTTTCGAAATGTGCTTGGTTTGTGACTATCGTGTGATGTCGGAAGCTGCAACTGTAGGCTTACCTGAAGTGAAATTGGGCATCATCCCAGGCTTCGGTGGTACAGTTCGTTTAAGCCGTGTGATCGGTATCGACAATGCTGTTGAATGGATCGCAACTTCTGCAAATAAAAAGCCTGCTGCTGCACTGAAAGATGGTGCTGTAGATGCGGTTGTTGCTGCAGACAAGTTACAAGAAGCAGCGATTGATCTTGTAAAACAAGCAATCTCTGGTCGTCTAGACTGGAAAGCAAAACGTCAAGAAAAATTACAGCCTGTTAAACTCGACATGCTTGAACAAATGATGGCGTTTAACTCATCTAAAGGTGTTGTTTTAGCGAAAGCAAACCCTGCGCAATATCCTGCGCCAAAACTTCTTCTTGATTCACTTCAAGCGGGTGTGAGCCAAGAGCGCGATGCAGCGTTAAAAATTGAAGCTGAAGCATTTGCTAAAGCTGCAGTAACGCCACAAGCTGGTGCGTTGATTGGTCTATTCATCAACGATCAAGTGGTGAAAAAAGCATCGAAGAAACATGAAAAAGGTGCTCATCCTGTGAATCAAGCAGCTGTATTGGGTGCTGGTATCATGGGTGGTGGTATTGCGTATCAAGCGGCAAGTAAAGGCACACCAATCATCATGAAAGATATTGGTAATCCACAACTTGCTTTAGGTATGAAAGAAGCAAATGGCTTGTTGACTAAACAAGTTGAACGTAAGCGTTTAACCCCTGCAAAAATGGGTGAAACCCTTGCACGTATCCGCCCAACTTTAAGCTATGACGAGTTTAAAGAAGTGGATATCGTGATCGAAGCGGTAACTGAAAATCCAAAGATCAAAGAAGCAGTACTTGCTGATACTGAAGCAAAAGTACGTGATAACACGATCATTGCATCAAATACTTCAACAATTTCAATCACGCGTTTGGCAAAAGCTTTAAAACGTCCTGAAAACTTTGTTGGTATGCACTTCTTCAACCCAGTTCACATGATGCCACTTGTAGAAGTCATTCGTGGTGAAAAAACTTCTGAAGAAGCGATTGCAACGACTGTTGTTTTAGCTCAAAAAATGGGTAAAACACCGATTGTTGTCAACGACTGCCCAGGCTTCCTCGTCAACCGTGTATTGTTCCCTTACTTCGGTGCGTTTGACCTTCTTCTGAAAGATGGTGCTGACTTCCAACAAATCGATAAAGTGATGGAAAAATTCGGCTGGCCTATGGGTCCTGCTTACTTGATGGACGTTGTTGGTATCGACACGGGCGTTCATGGTGCAGAAGTGATGGCGGAAGGCTTCCCTGACCGTATGAAACCTGATTATAAAGGTTCAATCCAAGCGATGTATGAAGCAAAACGCCTAGGTCAAAAGAACGATGTCGGTTTCTATAAATACGTTCTCGACAAGAAAGGCAAGAAAGCAAAAACTGTTGATCCAACAGCTTATGAAGTGATTGCTCCAGTCATTACTGGTGAAAAACGTGAATTTGATGCACAAGAAATCATTGACCGTATGATGCTTGCTTTCTGTAACGAAACTGTTCGTTGCTTGGAAGACAAGATCGTTGAAACTCCAAATGAAGCAGATATGGCGATGATTATGGGTGTAGGTTTCCCTCCATTCCGTGGCGGTCCAGCACGTTATATCGATCAAACTGGTGTTGCTGAATACGTTGCGCTTTGCGACAAATATGCACACTTAGGAAAAGCTTATGAAGCGCCACAATTGTTGCGTGACATGGCTGCTAACAACAAAAAATTCTACGGTTAA
- the fadA gene encoding acetyl-CoA C-acyltransferase FadA, whose amino-acid sequence MATLNPRDVVIVDGVRSAMGKTKNGMFRNVRADSLSAELVRALVARNQFDVNEVEDVIWGCVNQTLEQGMNIARNIVLLADLPKTVGGQTVNRLCGSSMQSIHTAAAQIATNQGDIFIIGGVEHMGHVGMMHGIDLNPEASKHYAKASNMMGLTAEMLGRMNGISREEQDAFGVESHRRAWAATQEGRFKNEIIGVEGHDANGFKQLCDIDEVIRPDANLEAFQALRPVFDPKGGTVTAATSSALSDGASAMLLMSAERAQALGLKPRAVIRSMAIAGCDAAIMGYGPVPATQKALKRAGLTMDDIQTIELNEAFAAQGLAVMKGLNIYDKQDKINLNGGAIALGHPLGCSGARITTTLLNVMEQQDTQIGLATMCIGLGQGIATVIERV is encoded by the coding sequence ATGGCTACTTTAAATCCACGTGACGTTGTCATCGTTGATGGCGTACGTTCTGCAATGGGTAAAACCAAAAACGGTATGTTCCGCAATGTACGTGCTGACAGCTTATCTGCTGAACTCGTTCGTGCTTTAGTTGCTCGTAACCAATTTGATGTCAACGAAGTTGAAGATGTCATCTGGGGTTGTGTCAACCAAACTTTAGAACAAGGCATGAACATTGCCCGTAACATCGTGTTATTGGCTGATCTTCCTAAAACTGTGGGTGGTCAAACTGTAAACCGTCTTTGCGGTTCTTCTATGCAGTCGATCCACACTGCTGCGGCTCAAATTGCAACCAACCAAGGTGATATTTTCATCATTGGTGGTGTAGAGCACATGGGGCATGTGGGTATGATGCACGGTATCGACCTTAACCCTGAAGCATCTAAGCACTATGCAAAAGCGTCTAACATGATGGGCTTAACGGCTGAAATGTTAGGTCGTATGAATGGCATTAGCCGTGAAGAGCAAGATGCGTTTGGTGTTGAATCTCACCGTCGTGCTTGGGCTGCAACTCAAGAAGGTCGTTTCAAAAATGAAATCATTGGTGTTGAAGGTCATGATGCGAATGGCTTTAAACAACTTTGCGATATTGATGAAGTGATTCGTCCAGATGCTAACCTTGAAGCGTTCCAAGCGTTACGTCCAGTATTTGATCCTAAAGGTGGTACAGTCACTGCTGCAACGTCTTCTGCGTTGTCTGATGGTGCGTCTGCAATGTTGCTCATGTCTGCTGAACGTGCGCAAGCTTTAGGTCTTAAGCCACGTGCTGTAATTCGCTCTATGGCGATTGCAGGTTGTGATGCTGCGATCATGGGTTATGGTCCTGTTCCTGCGACTCAAAAAGCGCTTAAACGTGCTGGTTTAACAATGGATGACATCCAAACGATTGAGTTAAACGAAGCGTTTGCTGCTCAAGGTCTTGCAGTAATGAAAGGCTTGAATATTTATGATAAACAAGACAAGATCAACTTGAACGGTGGTGCGATTGCATTGGGTCACCCATTGGGTTGTTCTGGTGCGCGTATCACAACGACATTACTTAACGTAATGGAGCAACAAGATACGCAAATCGGTCTTGCGACCATGTGTATCGGTCTTGGTCAAGGTATTGCGACTGTGATCGAACGTGTTTAA